A single genomic interval of Sphaerodactylus townsendi isolate TG3544 linkage group LG08, MPM_Stown_v2.3, whole genome shotgun sequence harbors:
- the GPR87 gene encoding G-protein coupled receptor 87 isoform X2 encodes MMTDHYHHLGQDNSISTNYSQGLLGNSTNNEFTTIVLPVLYLIIFLASILLNGLAVWIFFHIRNKTSFIFYLKNIMVADLLMTLTFPFKIIHHSRMGPWDFNFFLCRYTTILFYANMYTTIVFLGLISIDRYLKVVKPFGDSRMYSITFTKILSASVWIVMIFLAVPNVILTDGYPTRKNIGDCLKLKTPLGVKWHEAVLYINNSMFIIVLTVLIGCYIEISKYIHKSTKPFLSASSRKRKHNQSIRVVVAVFFTCFVPYHLCRIPFIFGHLDKFFGDPAHKILYYCKEVTLFLSACNVCLDPIIYFFMCRSFSRRLFRKSNMQTRSESIRSLQSVKKSEVRIYHDYTDL; translated from the exons ATGATgacag ATCATTATCATCACCTGGGCCAAGATAACAGTATTTCAACCAATTATTCACAAGGTCTGCTTGGGAATTCTACAAATAATGAGTTTACAACTATTGTTTTACCTGTGCTTTACCTCATCATTTTCCTGGCAAGCATCTTGCTGAATGGCTTGGCCGTATGGATTTTCTTCCACATTCGAAACAAGACGAGCTTCATTTTTTACCTTAAGAACATCATGGTCGCAGACTTGCTAATGACTCTGACATTTCCATTTAAAATCATTCACCACTCAAGAATGGGCCCATGGGACTTCAATTTCTTCCTATGCCGTTACACAACAATCCTGTTTTATGCCAACATGTACACCACAATTGTATTTCTTGGACTCATTAGCATTGACAGATATCTAAAAGTGGTGAAACCATTTGGAGATTCCCGGATGTACAGCATCACTTTTACAAAGATTTTATCGGCAAGCGTTTGGATTGTCATGATATTCCTGGCAGTGCCAAACGTGATCCTTACAGATGGTTACCCAACTAGGAAAAATATAGGTGACTGCTTAAAGCTAAAAACTCCTTTAGGAGTAAAGTGGCACGAAGCAGTTCTATATATCAACAACAGCATGTTTATCATTGTACTGACTGTCCTAATAGGGTGTTATATTGAAATATCCAAATATATCCATAAATCAACCAAGCCATTTCTTAGTGCTTCAAGTCGCAAGCGGAAACATAACCAAAGCATAAGGGTGGTTGTGGCTGTATTTTTCACCTGCTTTGTACCATATCATTTGTGCAGAATACCTTTTATTTTTGGTCATCTGGATAAATTTTTCGGTGATCCAGCACACAAAATCCTTTACTACTGCAAGGAAGTGACTCTTTTCCTGTCTGCATGTAACGTGTGCCTAGATCCAATTATCTATTTTTTTATGTGTAGATCATTCTCACGAAGGTTGTTCAGGAAGTCAAACATGCAAACAAGGAGTGAAAGCATTAGATCACTTCAGAGTGTCAAAAAGTCAGAAGTGCGCATATACCATGATTATACTGATCTGTGA
- the GPR87 gene encoding G-protein coupled receptor 87 isoform X1 — translation MMHPISIATSVSPEKHLTFKTAIIMGPNVSYVKLSDHYHHLGQDNSISTNYSQGLLGNSTNNEFTTIVLPVLYLIIFLASILLNGLAVWIFFHIRNKTSFIFYLKNIMVADLLMTLTFPFKIIHHSRMGPWDFNFFLCRYTTILFYANMYTTIVFLGLISIDRYLKVVKPFGDSRMYSITFTKILSASVWIVMIFLAVPNVILTDGYPTRKNIGDCLKLKTPLGVKWHEAVLYINNSMFIIVLTVLIGCYIEISKYIHKSTKPFLSASSRKRKHNQSIRVVVAVFFTCFVPYHLCRIPFIFGHLDKFFGDPAHKILYYCKEVTLFLSACNVCLDPIIYFFMCRSFSRRLFRKSNMQTRSESIRSLQSVKKSEVRIYHDYTDL, via the exons ATGATGCACCCCATATCAATTGCCACCAGCGTGTCTCCTGAAAAGCATTTGACCTTCAAAACCGCAATAATAATGGGGCCCAATGTGTCATATGTGAAGCTTTcag ATCATTATCATCACCTGGGCCAAGATAACAGTATTTCAACCAATTATTCACAAGGTCTGCTTGGGAATTCTACAAATAATGAGTTTACAACTATTGTTTTACCTGTGCTTTACCTCATCATTTTCCTGGCAAGCATCTTGCTGAATGGCTTGGCCGTATGGATTTTCTTCCACATTCGAAACAAGACGAGCTTCATTTTTTACCTTAAGAACATCATGGTCGCAGACTTGCTAATGACTCTGACATTTCCATTTAAAATCATTCACCACTCAAGAATGGGCCCATGGGACTTCAATTTCTTCCTATGCCGTTACACAACAATCCTGTTTTATGCCAACATGTACACCACAATTGTATTTCTTGGACTCATTAGCATTGACAGATATCTAAAAGTGGTGAAACCATTTGGAGATTCCCGGATGTACAGCATCACTTTTACAAAGATTTTATCGGCAAGCGTTTGGATTGTCATGATATTCCTGGCAGTGCCAAACGTGATCCTTACAGATGGTTACCCAACTAGGAAAAATATAGGTGACTGCTTAAAGCTAAAAACTCCTTTAGGAGTAAAGTGGCACGAAGCAGTTCTATATATCAACAACAGCATGTTTATCATTGTACTGACTGTCCTAATAGGGTGTTATATTGAAATATCCAAATATATCCATAAATCAACCAAGCCATTTCTTAGTGCTTCAAGTCGCAAGCGGAAACATAACCAAAGCATAAGGGTGGTTGTGGCTGTATTTTTCACCTGCTTTGTACCATATCATTTGTGCAGAATACCTTTTATTTTTGGTCATCTGGATAAATTTTTCGGTGATCCAGCACACAAAATCCTTTACTACTGCAAGGAAGTGACTCTTTTCCTGTCTGCATGTAACGTGTGCCTAGATCCAATTATCTATTTTTTTATGTGTAGATCATTCTCACGAAGGTTGTTCAGGAAGTCAAACATGCAAACAAGGAGTGAAAGCATTAGATCACTTCAGAGTGTCAAAAAGTCAGAAGTGCGCATATACCATGATTATACTGATCTGTGA